From the Candidatus Methanoplasma cognatum genome, one window contains:
- a CDS encoding tetratricopeptide repeat protein: MTHGSLTVNVPRDIFKGDGAEIDHRKAAPFRNTLKGRYPWLTDNSLNVLMENARKVMIGTLDEETNGRSLARVLESQGRVEEAVRHLEEHLEKNPGDADTWYALGELLCRSGKAEEGYKAFARGRGSF; the protein is encoded by the coding sequence GTGACGCACGGCAGCCTCACGGTCAACGTTCCCCGGGACATTTTCAAAGGCGACGGAGCGGAGATAGACCACCGGAAAGCTGCGCCTTTCAGAAACACACTGAAGGGCAGATACCCTTGGCTTACCGACAATTCCCTTAATGTTCTGATGGAGAACGCAAGAAAGGTCATGATCGGCACCCTTGACGAAGAAACGAACGGCCGTTCGCTAGCCAGGGTGCTCGAATCACAGGGAAGGGTCGAAGAAGCCGTCAGGCATCTGGAAGAACATCTGGAGAAGAACCCCGGTGACGCCGACACGTGGTATGCTTTGGGGGAATTGCTTTGCAGATCCGGCAAGGCTGAAGAAGGCTACAAGGCGTTCGCCAGAGGAAGGGGATCATTCTGA
- a CDS encoding dihydroorotate dehydrogenase electron transfer subunit, translated as MSDTVRIIGIIEDSHDTKTLEFQWDEKASPGQFIMVWVPGMEEVPMSLSKTDRIKSITVKQIGKDTQALHGLSLGDPIRIRGPYGRGFDIKKNKKMLMVGGGVGTAAIIPAVKETGADTIIAARTDKDVIMDDIASKYTKNLWIATDDGSRGFHGNAVQLMREKVQENVYDTVLACGPEIMLYHIYNTCVELGLDCQLSLERHMKCGVGVCGSCVMDGMRACRDGPVFTKDQLSAIRDFGTSKRDECGRPVKLG; from the coding sequence ATGAGTGATACTGTAAGGATAATAGGCATAATAGAGGACTCCCATGACACAAAGACCCTGGAGTTCCAGTGGGATGAGAAAGCTTCCCCCGGCCAGTTCATAATGGTCTGGGTACCCGGCATGGAGGAGGTCCCCATGTCACTTTCGAAGACCGACCGCATAAAGAGCATCACGGTGAAGCAGATAGGAAAGGACACACAGGCGCTCCACGGATTAAGCCTGGGAGACCCGATCAGGATCAGGGGCCCCTACGGAAGGGGATTCGACATCAAAAAGAACAAAAAGATGCTTATGGTCGGGGGCGGGGTCGGGACGGCCGCCATAATACCTGCGGTCAAAGAGACCGGCGCGGATACGATAATTGCCGCGAGGACCGACAAGGACGTCATAATGGACGATATCGCCAGTAAATACACTAAGAACCTGTGGATAGCCACCGACGACGGCAGCAGAGGGTTCCACGGGAATGCCGTGCAGCTTATGAGGGAAAAGGTCCAGGAGAACGTTTACGACACGGTATTGGCATGCGGCCCCGAGATCATGCTGTACCACATTTACAACACATGCGTCGAACTCGGCCTCGACTGCCAGCTGTCGCTGGAAAGGCACATGAAGTGCGGCGTCGGTGTTTGCGGAAGCTGCGTCATGGACGGCATGCGGGCATGCAGGGACGGCCCGGTGTTCACAAAGGATCAGCTGTCAGCGATCAGGGACTTCGGAACCTCCAAACGCGACGAATGCGGCCGCCCGGTAAAGCTGGGGTGA
- a CDS encoding dihydroorotate dehydrogenase, with translation MLVTSVGKLRLEKPGMVASGIMDETGPSMMRMLRSGAGAVVTKSIGSEPNPGHPNPSFTELKGGYINAMGLPNPGIELFGKEMEDAAKSGNIIGSIFGSSPEEFVRLAGKMEEYGAAAVELNLSCPHAAGYGMEVGTDPKVVEAIVTAVKGSVKIPVWTKLTPNTHMIKDLAAAVQDGGGDAVVAINTVKAMVISPQLGKPILSNKFGGLSGPAIRSIGVRAVFDIRTAVDIPIVGVGGISDWKDAAQYIMAGACAFQIGSAIGTKGIEVFGTVNSDLERFMKDYGYGSISDMVGVAHE, from the coding sequence ATGCTTGTGACCTCTGTCGGAAAACTAAGGCTTGAGAAGCCCGGAATGGTCGCATCGGGGATAATGGATGAGACCGGACCCTCGATGATGAGAATGCTGAGATCGGGGGCCGGAGCGGTTGTGACTAAATCTATCGGGTCCGAACCGAATCCCGGACATCCCAACCCCTCCTTCACAGAATTAAAGGGAGGATACATCAACGCGATGGGTCTCCCAAACCCGGGGATAGAGCTTTTCGGGAAAGAGATGGAGGATGCGGCGAAAAGCGGCAACATCATCGGATCGATATTCGGCTCATCCCCGGAAGAGTTCGTGAGGTTGGCGGGAAAGATGGAGGAGTACGGCGCCGCGGCGGTGGAACTGAACCTTTCCTGCCCCCATGCGGCAGGCTACGGGATGGAGGTCGGGACCGACCCCAAAGTGGTCGAGGCGATAGTCACCGCGGTAAAAGGCTCGGTGAAGATACCGGTCTGGACCAAGCTCACTCCGAACACCCACATGATCAAAGACCTTGCGGCCGCCGTTCAGGACGGCGGGGGCGACGCCGTCGTCGCCATCAATACGGTCAAAGCGATGGTCATATCGCCGCAGCTGGGGAAGCCTATACTGAGCAACAAGTTCGGAGGGCTGTCCGGGCCCGCCATCCGCTCGATAGGGGTCAGGGCGGTGTTCGACATCAGGACCGCCGTGGACATACCGATCGTGGGGGTCGGCGGGATATCCGACTGGAAGGATGCGGCGCAGTACATAATGGCGGGAGCCTGTGCCTTCCAGATAGGCAGCGCGATAGGAACGAAAGGGATAGAGGTGTTCGGAACCGTGAATTCCGATCTGGAAAGGTTCATGAAGGATTACGGATACGGTTCGATCTCAGACATGGTAGGTGTTGCCCATGAGTGA
- a CDS encoding cysteine desulfurase yields MEISAARNDFPTIRGKKGVYLDSACQSLRPDQVIRSILDYYEEFPSCGGRSVYRMSSKVSMVIDEARETAARFFGTDDPDCYIFTKNCTEGINTVARGIGLREGDAVVTTDTEHNSNHVPWVILAEEAGVRRRYSPSKNDGEFDIERFKESMSKDVKLVSVYHASNVTGCVVPIKEAAEIAHDRGAKILIDGSQAAPHMKVDLKKTDVDFYALSVHKMLGPSGMGILYGKRECLEDLKPLTTGGGAVGVATYGCASFAPIPDKFEAGLQNYAGIAGTKAALDYLTFIGMDKIYEHDRHLMEMIFKLTEEIKGLSVVGPDDPGRRCGVFSFNIDGLSPHDVAMMLDKMDSIMIRSGMHCAHPFFGSRGIEGSARASVYLYNNEEDIERFAAALNKAAETFCGK; encoded by the coding sequence ATGGAAATATCCGCTGCCAGAAACGATTTCCCGACGATAAGAGGGAAAAAAGGCGTCTACTTGGACAGCGCATGCCAGTCGCTGAGACCGGATCAGGTGATAAGGTCGATCCTGGATTACTATGAGGAATTCCCCTCATGCGGAGGGCGCAGCGTGTACAGGATGTCCTCAAAGGTCTCCATGGTCATCGATGAAGCGAGGGAGACAGCGGCGAGGTTCTTCGGCACGGACGATCCGGACTGCTACATCTTCACAAAGAATTGTACGGAGGGCATAAACACCGTCGCAAGAGGGATCGGATTAAGAGAAGGCGATGCGGTGGTCACCACCGATACGGAACACAACTCCAACCATGTGCCTTGGGTCATACTGGCGGAGGAGGCCGGAGTGAGAAGAAGATATTCTCCCTCTAAGAACGACGGAGAGTTCGACATAGAGAGGTTCAAAGAGTCCATGAGTAAAGACGTGAAGCTGGTCTCCGTCTACCACGCAAGCAATGTGACGGGATGCGTGGTCCCCATCAAAGAGGCGGCGGAGATAGCGCATGACCGCGGAGCGAAGATCCTCATTGACGGGTCCCAGGCGGCGCCGCACATGAAGGTCGATCTTAAGAAGACGGACGTCGACTTCTATGCGTTATCGGTGCACAAAATGCTCGGGCCGTCAGGGATGGGGATTCTGTACGGGAAAAGAGAATGCTTAGAAGATCTGAAACCGCTGACAACAGGCGGAGGCGCGGTGGGTGTGGCGACCTATGGCTGCGCCAGTTTTGCACCGATCCCGGACAAATTCGAAGCGGGACTGCAGAACTATGCGGGAATAGCCGGAACGAAAGCTGCGCTTGATTATCTCACATTCATAGGGATGGATAAGATATACGAACACGACAGGCATCTGATGGAGATGATCTTCAAATTGACAGAGGAAATAAAAGGCCTGAGCGTGGTGGGACCGGATGACCCGGGCAGAAGGTGCGGTGTGTTCTCCTTCAACATAGATGGATTGTCCCCCCATGATGTCGCCATGATGCTTGACAAAATGGACAGCATCATGATAAGGTCAGGAATGCATTGCGCCCATCCGTTCTTCGGATCAAGAGGTATAGAGGGTAGCGCCAGAGCCTCGGTCTATCTGTACAATAATGAAGAAGACATAGAAAGGTTTGCTGCCGCATTGAACAAAGCGGCGGAAACGTTCTGCGGCAAGTGA
- a CDS encoding S-adenosylmethionine decarboxylase has translation MSDEEIIKKYNSEKRWGLAVCIDLGECDHEKISSKEHISKFAVDLANYIDMKRYGEPIVVFFGDEPKVQGFSLVQLIETSQISGHFAEDTDRAFIDVFSCKEFPPKKTAEFVQKYFGAKKMEYAVCFRDV, from the coding sequence ATGTCAGATGAGGAGATCATAAAAAAATACAACAGCGAGAAAAGATGGGGTCTTGCCGTTTGCATCGACCTCGGAGAGTGCGACCATGAGAAGATCTCGTCCAAAGAGCACATCTCAAAGTTCGCCGTCGACCTTGCCAATTACATTGATATGAAAAGGTACGGTGAGCCGATAGTGGTATTCTTCGGCGACGAACCGAAGGTGCAGGGTTTCTCCCTTGTGCAGCTGATAGAGACCTCCCAGATCTCCGGGCACTTCGCAGAGGACACGGACAGAGCGTTCATCGACGTTTTCTCATGCAAGGAGTTCCCCCCGAAAAAGACCGCAGAGTTCGTCCAGAAGTACTTCGGCGCCAAGAAGATGGAGTACGCGGTCTGCTTCAGGGACGTCTGA
- a CDS encoding DUF4143 domain-containing protein, whose amino-acid sequence MDKEYMSRVVDKELDMLMSLFSAVLIEGPKWCGKTWTAEKHSASAVYLQDTKKREQYLEWAKFSPGALLEGDVPLLIDEWQTIPIVWDGIRFEADQRKKKGQFILTGSAAPADGVTMHTGTGRIARMFMRPMSLFESLESNGSVSLRSIFDGMEIKGRSPLAREDLAFALVRGGWPESVTSKGEGALQYARQYVRSIERSDASRVDGVERDPKRVRKLMLSLARNVSTMVKNKTIMDDIAGKGGEDAISDKTLTSYLNALRRIFATEDLPAWSPDIRSRTALRTSPKCHFVDPSIAAVLLRLSPQGLMKDFRTFGLLFESLCIRDLRVYAQSMEGEVFHYHDGSDLEVDAVIHLYDGRWGAVEIKMSSHDIDKAVESLMKLRDKVDSEKMGEPSFLMVLTAADIAYRRDDGVYVVPIGCLRD is encoded by the coding sequence ATGGATAAAGAATATATGAGCAGAGTCGTGGACAAAGAATTGGACATGCTCATGTCTCTGTTCAGCGCAGTGCTCATAGAGGGTCCCAAATGGTGCGGTAAGACATGGACTGCCGAAAAACACTCCGCAAGTGCGGTCTATCTGCAAGACACCAAGAAAAGGGAACAATATCTGGAATGGGCAAAGTTCTCGCCCGGCGCCTTGTTGGAAGGAGACGTCCCCCTCTTGATAGACGAATGGCAGACCATACCGATCGTATGGGACGGCATCCGTTTTGAAGCGGATCAGCGTAAAAAGAAGGGGCAGTTCATACTTACCGGTTCGGCAGCGCCGGCGGACGGCGTAACGATGCATACAGGAACAGGGCGCATTGCCCGGATGTTCATGAGACCGATGTCATTATTCGAATCGCTGGAATCCAACGGCAGCGTCTCGCTCAGGTCCATTTTCGATGGTATGGAGATAAAGGGGAGATCACCGCTTGCTCGGGAAGATCTCGCTTTCGCACTGGTAAGGGGAGGATGGCCGGAATCCGTCACAAGCAAGGGCGAGGGCGCCCTGCAGTATGCACGTCAGTATGTGAGGTCCATCGAGAGATCCGACGCATCGCGCGTTGATGGTGTAGAAAGGGATCCGAAACGGGTTCGGAAACTCATGCTGTCCTTGGCAAGGAACGTGTCCACAATGGTAAAGAATAAAACGATCATGGATGACATTGCGGGTAAGGGGGGCGAAGATGCAATATCCGACAAAACACTGACATCGTACCTGAATGCGCTGAGACGTATATTCGCAACGGAGGACCTGCCGGCCTGGAGTCCCGATATACGGTCAAGGACGGCATTGCGAACGTCTCCCAAATGCCATTTTGTCGACCCGTCCATAGCCGCCGTCCTCCTCCGTCTCTCGCCGCAGGGCCTTATGAAAGATTTCAGGACATTCGGTCTTTTGTTCGAATCACTGTGTATCCGCGACCTAAGGGTATACGCACAGTCGATGGAGGGCGAGGTGTTCCATTATCACGACGGCAGCGACCTGGAAGTGGATGCGGTCATACATCTGTACGATGGGCGGTGGGGCGCGGTCGAGATAAAGATGTCTTCGCATGATATAGATAAAGCCGTCGAGAGCCTGATGAAACTAAGGGATAAAGTGGACAGTGAGAAGATGGGAGAGCCGTCATTTCTCATGGTGCTTACGGCCGCTGATATCGCATACCGCCGCGATGACGGAGTATATGTCGTACCTATAGGATGTCTGAGAGACTGA
- a CDS encoding DUF362 domain-containing protein codes for MSKVYYTNMHTELQDSLLDKFERLIDAAGIGSIDADRKFVAIKTHFGELGNLAFLRPNYSKVIADRISKMGGIPFLTDCSTLYPGKRKNAVEHLNTANINGFNTISAGCQIIIGDGLKGTDDIEMPIAGDYVKTAKIGRVAYDADVIISLNHFKCHELTGFGGAVKNIGMGCASKRGKMELHSSGKPQVSEKRCRACRKCLEACAHSAITVKEKASIDHSLCVGCGKCIGMCPFDVISVEMDEANEIVCFKIVEYAAALLADKPNFHVSVIADVSPFCDCHKENDVPIIPNVGMLASFDPVALDKACVDLAQEQPMIAGSRLHANSNGIKPDDIFKCTHPSTRWQATFEHAEKMKMGSSRYELIKID; via the coding sequence ATGTCCAAAGTATATTACACAAACATGCACACCGAGCTGCAGGACAGCCTTCTTGACAAATTCGAAAGGCTCATCGACGCCGCCGGGATCGGGAGCATCGATGCGGACCGCAAGTTCGTGGCCATAAAGACGCACTTTGGCGAATTGGGGAACCTGGCCTTTCTGAGACCGAACTATTCGAAGGTAATAGCAGACAGGATCTCCAAAATGGGCGGCATCCCCTTCCTGACCGACTGCAGCACGCTGTATCCCGGGAAAAGGAAGAACGCCGTCGAGCATCTGAATACGGCGAACATCAACGGCTTCAACACCATATCGGCAGGCTGCCAGATAATAATAGGGGACGGGCTGAAAGGTACCGATGATATCGAGATGCCCATCGCCGGGGATTACGTAAAAACGGCGAAGATCGGACGCGTTGCGTACGATGCCGACGTCATCATATCGCTGAACCATTTCAAATGTCATGAGCTGACAGGTTTCGGCGGAGCAGTGAAGAACATAGGAATGGGCTGCGCATCTAAGAGGGGGAAGATGGAGCTTCACAGCTCCGGAAAGCCGCAGGTCTCCGAGAAAAGATGCAGAGCCTGCAGGAAATGCCTCGAAGCATGCGCCCATTCGGCGATAACCGTCAAGGAGAAAGCGTCCATCGACCACAGCCTCTGCGTAGGATGCGGAAAATGCATAGGGATGTGCCCATTCGACGTCATATCGGTAGAAATGGATGAGGCGAATGAGATAGTATGCTTCAAGATAGTGGAGTACGCCGCCGCCTTATTGGCGGACAAGCCGAACTTCCACGTTTCGGTGATCGCCGATGTCTCTCCGTTCTGTGACTGTCATAAAGAGAACGACGTCCCGATCATACCGAACGTGGGAATGCTGGCGTCCTTCGACCCGGTCGCGCTGGATAAGGCCTGCGTAGACCTCGCCCAGGAACAGCCGATGATCGCGGGGAGCAGGCTGCACGCGAACTCGAACGGGATAAAACCGGACGACATCTTCAAATGCACGCACCCGAGCACAAGGTGGCAGGCAACGTTCGAGCATGCTGAAAAGATGAAGATGGGCTCATCCCGATATGAGCTGATAAAGATCGACTGA
- a CDS encoding MFS transporter produces the protein MAGPVNGISIAAHKIKDTEAKELKRFEDARPDADTDNNSGMEPKTISKDLKKALYRYRWAIFIILTSAYFFVYFHRMSVGIVGRDIIDDVGGTVGLLSSVYFWTYAAMQIPSGLLADHLGPRKATFIFLIIAAAGSFLTFMGTEFWEIVLGKILIAAGMAVIYIPLMKIISVWYGKADFPQLTGIVIAVGNVGAIAASAPLEMMAEALGWRDVFLVLGVVTLVLALLCLAFVRDHPHKKGFPAIEEIENREKGTPISDATDSKLPMIKGLIMVASGGRKFWTLAIAYFLVYGSIMVFQGTWANIYFKEIYGFGTSAALLITILGIGKILSTAVIGVMNGRGVIRSKRTAMFWGTLLYTATWGIIWAFAGHLDSYWFWMTICFVFGFSGGFMTLSFTQVKEWYPTAISGTSVSAMNVFLFLGASVCTTITAPIIGTTYSLENFAFVWALMFAMSVFALLMVVLSIEKKESDPFVGTENRGV, from the coding sequence ATGGCCGGTCCGGTGAACGGCATATCCATTGCCGCTCACAAAATCAAAGACACAGAGGCAAAAGAGCTGAAAAGATTCGAAGACGCCAGACCCGACGCCGATACGGACAACAACAGCGGAATGGAACCTAAGACGATATCAAAGGATCTCAAAAAGGCCCTTTACAGGTACCGGTGGGCAATATTCATAATTCTTACCTCCGCATATTTCTTCGTTTATTTCCACAGGATGTCTGTCGGCATCGTCGGCAGAGATATCATCGATGACGTGGGCGGCACGGTCGGGCTGCTCAGTTCCGTATACTTTTGGACATATGCCGCGATGCAGATACCGAGCGGCCTGCTTGCGGACCACCTCGGTCCGAGGAAGGCAACGTTCATTTTCCTCATAATTGCCGCCGCCGGTTCCTTCCTGACGTTCATGGGGACCGAATTCTGGGAGATTGTCCTCGGGAAGATACTGATCGCGGCGGGGATGGCGGTCATCTACATCCCGCTGATGAAGATAATATCCGTCTGGTACGGAAAGGCTGACTTCCCTCAGCTCACCGGCATCGTGATCGCCGTCGGGAATGTCGGCGCGATAGCGGCGTCGGCGCCGCTGGAGATGATGGCGGAAGCTCTGGGCTGGAGGGACGTGTTCCTGGTGCTCGGAGTGGTGACTCTTGTACTGGCGCTGCTATGCCTGGCGTTCGTAAGGGACCACCCGCACAAAAAAGGCTTCCCGGCGATAGAAGAGATAGAGAATCGGGAAAAGGGAACCCCCATCTCCGACGCGACCGACTCGAAACTGCCTATGATAAAAGGCCTGATCATGGTCGCGTCCGGGGGGCGGAAGTTCTGGACATTGGCGATCGCATACTTTCTTGTGTACGGTTCCATAATGGTCTTCCAAGGCACCTGGGCGAACATATATTTCAAAGAGATATATGGCTTCGGTACTAGCGCGGCGCTGCTCATCACCATACTCGGCATAGGCAAGATACTGAGCACCGCCGTGATAGGCGTGATGAATGGAAGAGGGGTAATAAGGTCAAAACGCACTGCCATGTTCTGGGGCACGCTGCTTTACACAGCAACCTGGGGCATAATATGGGCGTTCGCAGGCCACCTCGACAGCTACTGGTTCTGGATGACCATATGTTTCGTTTTCGGATTCTCAGGAGGGTTCATGACGCTGTCTTTCACTCAGGTCAAGGAGTGGTATCCCACGGCGATATCCGGTACGTCCGTGTCGGCGATGAACGTCTTCCTTTTCCTGGGGGCATCGGTCTGCACCACGATAACCGCTCCGATAATAGGCACAACATACTCCCTTGAGAACTTCGCCTTCGTATGGGCGCTGATGTTCGCCATGTCCGTATTCGCATTACTTATGGTGGTTCTTTCCATCGAGAAGAAGGAAAGCGATCCCTTTGTAGGTACGGAGAACAGGGGAGTTTAA